A single genomic interval of Zunongwangia sp. HGR-M22 harbors:
- the tenA gene encoding thiaminase II gives MSWSKETWQTISPIYDRIIKMPFIEKLMDGSLPLEKFQFYMSQDSAYLENFGRALALIGARAYDTENMLTFLQFAENAIIVESALHESYFKEFGVSEKAIIQPACHHYINFLKSTAALENLEVAMAAVLPCFWIYKAVGDYILENQKKGENPYQAWIDTYAGKEFGEAVNKAIQICDKHAENTTPIVRAKMTEAFITASHLEYHFWDAGYSLRKW, from the coding sequence ATGAGCTGGAGTAAAGAAACCTGGCAAACGATAAGTCCAATTTACGACCGAATTATTAAAATGCCGTTTATAGAAAAATTGATGGATGGCAGTTTACCATTAGAGAAGTTTCAGTTTTATATGAGTCAGGATTCGGCATATTTAGAAAATTTTGGACGTGCGTTAGCATTGATTGGTGCGCGCGCTTATGATACTGAAAATATGCTTACTTTTCTTCAATTTGCTGAAAATGCTATAATTGTTGAGAGTGCATTGCACGAATCTTATTTTAAGGAATTTGGTGTTTCTGAAAAAGCTATTATCCAGCCGGCCTGCCACCACTATATCAATTTTCTAAAAAGTACCGCTGCTTTAGAAAATCTTGAAGTAGCAATGGCTGCTGTGCTGCCGTGCTTTTGGATTTATAAAGCAGTAGGTGATTATATTTTGGAAAATCAAAAAAAGGGCGAAAATCCATATCAAGCTTGGATTGACACTTATGCGGGAAAAGAATTTGGTGAGGCTGTAAACAAGGCTATCCAGATTTGTGATAAGCATGCTGAAAATACTACACCAATTGTTCGTGCTAAAATGACTGAAGCTTTTATTACTGCTTCTCACTTAGAATATCATTTTTGGGATGCTGGATATTCGCTAAGAAAATGGTAA